GCCGCCCGAATCGACGAGTTCGACGTCGACGTACTCTGGGCGAACCCGAGTTTCGCCCTCGAGGTCGCCGAACACGGCGGGAAGTCTCTCGACATCTTCATCGGCGGCGGCGAACCGTTCACTTCCGTCGACGGCCGCCGTGAACAGGTTCACGAGGCCTTCGGCGACCTCGAGTGTGCCGTCGACTGTTTCGGCCTGCGACAGGCCTGGCCGGTCGCCCTCGAGTGCGCCGCCGAGTGTGGGTTGCACGTCGTCGACGACTACATGATCGTCGAAATCGTGGATCCCGAAACTGGGGACGTGTTGCCGCTGGGTGAACGTGGCGAAGTCGTCCTCACGCACCTCGACCGTGAGGCGGGCGGCATGCTTCGCTACCGGACGGGCGACTTAAGCGTCCTCGAGGAAGGCTCGAGTCCGCACGTCGACGGCTCGACCGTGATGATGCCCCAGGGCGTCTTCGGGCGGACTGACGAGATGCACAAAATCAAGGGCGTGAAAGTGTACCCACAGGGAATCCCACTCGTCCTCGGTTCGTTCGATGGGCTGAATCCGTTCGTCTACCGACTCACCATCTCGAGTGACGGCGGCAGCGACTACCTGGCGGTGACGGTCGAAGGCGAAGTCGACGAGCGGGCCCTCGAGGACGCACTGGCTGATCGCTTGCTCGTCAGACCCGACGAAGTGACGGCCGTCGACGACCTCGAGGACGGCCCAGCGGTGGTCGACGAACGGTACTGACCACGAACAATTTACTATTGTCTTGCTACCAAATAAATCTGGAGTTACTACTAAATTACTATTGAAAGCTGAGCAAAGCACCACTCGAGTCAGGGACCCGTTGATCAGGGTTGAACGTTCGTTCAATGCCTCACTCGTCGTCGACGATATCCAGTGCTGCCAGATAGCCGTCGGTCATCGCACGGCCGTTCTGGAGACCGCTCTGGTAGCCGACGCCCCACTCGACTGGTGCACAGACCGAGCCCACGGCGTAGAGGCCCTCGAGGGGGTCGTCGTTCCAGTCGAGAACGCGGGCGTTCCGGTCGGTGATCAGGCCGACGTTGCCCATACTCGAGAGGCCGACGTACAGTCTGACGGCGTAGTACGGCGGTTCGGTTAGCGGACCGAGGTTGGGATTCGGGTCGTGGCCCGGGTCGCCACCCCAGACGTGTCCCCAGGCGTTTTCGCCACGGCCGAAGTCCGGGTCCTCGCCCCGTTCGGCGTGCCCGTTGAAGCGTTCGACCGTCGCGGTGAGCGTTTCGGCGTCCATCTCGAGTTGGTGGGCCAGGTCCTCGAGGTCGTCGGCTTCGGCGGCGAGGAACTCTTCGGGGAACTCTTTTCCGGGGAGTGTCGACCCCAGCGGGTACTTCTGCCTGTACTGTTCGTCGAAGATCATGTACGGCGGGAAGTCCTCGTACTCTCCGGTCGGATCGTACAGCGAGGCGGCCTGTTTAGGGTAAAACGATTCGTCACAGAAACGCTCGCCGTGGGCGTTGACGGCGATGGCGTGTGGCAGGCCGACGTTGTAGCAGTAGCGATAGAGCGGAGCCTCGAGAAACTCGCGACCGGGCACGGCGACGAAGAAGCCTTTCGCGCTCCCGACGGGCGGATAGACCCCGAGTTTCGCGCCTTCGAGGGCGGCCATCGTGTGGCCGTCACCGGTCGCGGTGGGAACGGCAGCGGAGGCGACGTACTCCGCCGGGGTACCTTCGAAGGATTCGATGAGCGAGGCGTTCCAGTCGTACGCGCCGGTGTTGAGGACGACGCCCCCGGTTGGGGTCATCGTCCGTGTCTCGCCGTCGCGTTCGTATTCGACGCCGACGACCTCGCCGTCCTCGACGAGGAGGTCGGTGACCGGTGTTTCAGTGTGGACGACGGCCCCGTTCTCGACGGCCGACCGGAGGAAGTAGCCGATGAGCGCCGTTCCCATCGTGGCGATACCCTCCTCGCGTCGGCGGGTGATCGTCTCCCAGTCCCACTCCTGTGCGGTGAACGCACCACCCCAGGTCAACAGTTCGTCGTTCGTCGCCCCGCCCGGGAGGTGTGGCGAGTTCGGTAAGTCGGCGGGGATTTCGTCCCTGTCGAGTGGCTGTGGCTCGAGATAGCGCCCCTCGTCTTTCCCGCCGGGACCGTCACTGTGGTAATCCGGCATGTTTCGAATGCACTGCACCTCGAGACCGAGTTCGGCCTCGAAGTAGGCGACGGCTTCGGGGGCTCGCTCGACGTAGCGCCGGGCTGCCCCCTCGTCGGCGTAGTGGTCGCCAGCGAGGTGGGTCAGGTAGTCAACTGCTTCCGTCACCGAGTCTTCGTGACCGAGATCGCGCATGTGGTCGTTTCCGGGTATCCACAACTGTGCACCCGAGAGCCCGCTCGAGCCGCCGATGACGGCCCCCTTCTCGAGAATCGTTACCGAGGCACCCTTCGCCGCTGCTGTTGCGGCGGTTGCGACGCCGCCGACGCCCGACCCCACGACGACGAGGTCACTGGACTCTCTGCTAGCTGTCATGTGATATGCGCTCACGCGCCACGTACTAAGCAATTCCGAATGTGGGATGAGTCTGTCGTGAGTGACTGGGCGTACGCCGTCTTAGGCGTCGATGAGCTCGTACGTACTCTGCTCATCACGTTCGACTTTTTCGACACGACTTGCGTCCTCAAGCACGTCCAGATGACCGATAATTTCGGACATCCCTGCAAAGGTTTCGGTCGCCGGGAGGTCGGGGAATTCCAGAGTCATCAGCTTGTAGGGCGTCATCGGTCCGTGATCGGCGAGCAATCCAGACACTCGGTCGCTTCGTTCGTCGTGATGAGCCACGATCTCCTCGACTCGATTCGGGATATCCGGAATGATATCCCGATGGCCGCCGTAGCCGGTCGTCACGTCCTCGGTCGCGATGCGCTCGAGGGCTGCCAGATAGTCCGGCAGACTCCGCGTTCGCTGGTCGGTCGTTCCCGGCTCGAGGGTGAGCAACGGGTTCGGGGAGATGTCGGCCATGACGTGGTCGCCGGTGAAGGCAGACTGGCGCTCGCGGTCGAGAAAACAGACCGACGCGGGTGCGTGACCTGGCGTATGGATCGCTTCGAGGGTCGTCGTCTCATCGAGGACGATTTCGTCGCCCTCGGCGAGCGCCCTGTCGACGGCCACGGGCTCGCGGAATCGGTTGTACGATTCGGGCAAGGTGACGACGGTCTCGAGTAACTGTTCGGGGACGCCGACCGAGGCGAGATACGGCCGGAAAAACGCCTGTTCGCGCTCGAAGTTCGCCGTCGGGTCGGCGAGCACGTCGACGGCATCGCGGTGGGCACATATCGTTGCCTCGGACTCGTTTCGGATCCGATCTGCCAGACCGAAGTGATCGATGTGGGGGTGCGTGATGAGGACTCGGTCGACGTCTTCGGTGGCGTAGCCGAGCCCCTCGAGGCTATCCGTCAATTCTGTGTACGCGTCGTCGGTCAGCGGGCCCGGATCGATCAGTGTGAGGCTCCCGCGGGTGATCGCATAACAGTTGACGCGGCCGATCTGGAACGGTGTGGGGATGGCGATGCGCTCGACGTCGTTCATAGTTCGGACTCTCGGGTCATCGTGATAACTCTGTGGTCAGGCACCGACGAATAGTGGCTGATTTTACGCGCAGTCGACGCGATAGTAGCCGGTGAATTTGACGTACTCACCGGACCTGAGCCCACATCCATTGGCCGACGGATACCCGTTCGATTCACCGGTGAGCAAGGCTGTGACCAGTGACTGGTCGTCGTCCGATAGTTCGTCGTAATCTTTTACCCGGGCGTCGGCCGGTACGTAGTCCGTTTTCTCGAGGGCGAATGCTGAACACTGCCGCATGTAAGATAGTTACTGCCATGTTATGCTTATCCTTGTCATTGCGGCAATCTTCACCCGCCGCCCAAACGCTCATGGATCTCGGCTATGAGTGCTGACTATGCCTACTGACTCCAGCGATCACCTCGAGATTCGAAGGCTCAGAGCGGCGTACGGCCACCATATCGACCGGGGCGAGTGGGATGCCTGGGTCGACTGCT
The DNA window shown above is from Natronosalvus amylolyticus and carries:
- a CDS encoding phenylacetate--CoA ligase family protein, whose translation is MRLYDCYGQHTLEQLQDQLERYADVALYEDVFSTAGLEPGAISSWEDFRSLPLTTTEDLLADVESNPPTGSLHEEGAMISFTPAKDSELPVFETPGDITRYAEVHGRIFERLGMEPGMRAMVAFGYHGFGTGYLLHRALEYNGIEVIPAGPGDSEAKAARIDEFDVDVLWANPSFALEVAEHGGKSLDIFIGGGEPFTSVDGRREQVHEAFGDLECAVDCFGLRQAWPVALECAAECGLHVVDDYMIVEIVDPETGDVLPLGERGEVVLTHLDREAGGMLRYRTGDLSVLEEGSSPHVDGSTVMMPQGVFGRTDEMHKIKGVKVYPQGIPLVLGSFDGLNPFVYRLTISSDGGSDYLAVTVEGEVDERALEDALADRLLVRPDEVTAVDDLEDGPAVVDERY
- a CDS encoding FAD-dependent oxidoreductase; amino-acid sequence: MTASRESSDLVVVGSGVGGVATAATAAAKGASVTILEKGAVIGGSSGLSGAQLWIPGNDHMRDLGHEDSVTEAVDYLTHLAGDHYADEGAARRYVERAPEAVAYFEAELGLEVQCIRNMPDYHSDGPGGKDEGRYLEPQPLDRDEIPADLPNSPHLPGGATNDELLTWGGAFTAQEWDWETITRRREEGIATMGTALIGYFLRSAVENGAVVHTETPVTDLLVEDGEVVGVEYERDGETRTMTPTGGVVLNTGAYDWNASLIESFEGTPAEYVASAAVPTATGDGHTMAALEGAKLGVYPPVGSAKGFFVAVPGREFLEAPLYRYCYNVGLPHAIAVNAHGERFCDESFYPKQAASLYDPTGEYEDFPPYMIFDEQYRQKYPLGSTLPGKEFPEEFLAAEADDLEDLAHQLEMDAETLTATVERFNGHAERGEDPDFGRGENAWGHVWGGDPGHDPNPNLGPLTEPPYYAVRLYVGLSSMGNVGLITDRNARVLDWNDDPLEGLYAVGSVCAPVEWGVGYQSGLQNGRAMTDGYLAALDIVDDE
- a CDS encoding MBL fold metallo-hydrolase, whose protein sequence is MNDVERIAIPTPFQIGRVNCYAITRGSLTLIDPGPLTDDAYTELTDSLEGLGYATEDVDRVLITHPHIDHFGLADRIRNESEATICAHRDAVDVLADPTANFEREQAFFRPYLASVGVPEQLLETVVTLPESYNRFREPVAVDRALAEGDEIVLDETTTLEAIHTPGHAPASVCFLDRERQSAFTGDHVMADISPNPLLTLEPGTTDQRTRSLPDYLAALERIATEDVTTGYGGHRDIIPDIPNRVEEIVAHHDERSDRVSGLLADHGPMTPYKLMTLEFPDLPATETFAGMSEIIGHLDVLEDASRVEKVERDEQSTYELIDA